A window of Pseudomonas guangdongensis contains these coding sequences:
- a CDS encoding cation diffusion facilitator family transporter: protein MNPSREHGRLMRLASVAALSTALILVAAKAFAWWLSGSVSLLAGLTDSLLDGAASLINLIAVHYALQPADENHRYGHGKAEALAGLGQALFIALSALLVGWRGFERLQAPQDIEATGIGVAVMLLSLALTGLLLMFQRHVVRTTGSTAIRADSLHYASDLLLNASILAALLLAAWGWRSADALFGMAIALYIFWNALTIVRESAAVLMDQELPLETSERMRLLALDVPGVLGAHDLRTRMSGTRWFVQLHLDLPGQLSLQEAHALCEAVELAIRAEFPRAEVLVHADPHD, encoded by the coding sequence ATGAACCCGAGCCGCGAACACGGCCGCCTGATGCGCCTGGCCTCGGTCGCCGCCCTGAGCACCGCGCTGATCCTGGTGGCCGCCAAGGCCTTCGCCTGGTGGCTGAGCGGCTCGGTCAGCCTGCTCGCCGGCCTCACCGACTCGCTGCTGGACGGCGCCGCCTCGCTGATCAACCTGATCGCCGTGCACTACGCGCTGCAACCGGCCGACGAGAACCACCGCTACGGCCACGGCAAGGCCGAGGCGCTGGCCGGCCTCGGCCAGGCGCTGTTCATCGCTCTCAGCGCCCTGCTGGTCGGCTGGCGCGGCTTCGAGCGCCTGCAGGCGCCGCAGGACATCGAGGCCACCGGCATCGGCGTGGCGGTGATGCTGCTGTCACTGGCCCTGACGGGCCTGCTGCTGATGTTCCAGCGCCATGTGGTGCGCACCACAGGATCGACGGCGATCCGCGCCGATTCGCTGCACTACGCCTCCGACCTGCTGCTCAACGCCAGCATCCTCGCCGCCCTGCTGCTGGCCGCCTGGGGCTGGCGCAGCGCCGATGCGCTGTTCGGCATGGCCATTGCCCTGTACATCTTCTGGAACGCCCTGACCATCGTCCGCGAATCGGCGGCGGTGCTGATGGACCAGGAACTGCCGCTGGAAACCAGCGAGCGCATGCGGCTGCTGGCCCTCGACGTGCCGGGCGTGCTCGGCGCCCACGACCTGCGCACGCGGATGTCCGGCACCCGCTGGTTCGTCCAGCTGCATCTGGACCTGCCGGGCCAGCTCAGCCTCCAGGAAGCCCACGCCCTCTGCGAGGCCGTCGAGCTGGCGATCCGCGCCGAGTTCCCGCGCGCCGAGGTGCTGGTCCACGCCGACCCGCACGACTAG
- a CDS encoding NAD+ synthase, translated as MSQVLRVAMAQLNLRVGDIHGNVERIIEAAAQARERWQADAILFPELSLCGYPPEDLLLRDSMQLRIEAALERLCREVRGIRLVLGFPWVEGGRRYNACGLIEDGALRVRYFKRKLPNYQVFDEKRYFDAGDSPCVVDIAGVPVALSICEDIWHPEPMAAARAAGARLMLNLNASPFHLGKQAEREATLAARAAEGGMPVVYVNQVGGQDELVFDGGSCVVAANGHVLQRAPAFEEGLFLAELQVDAERVQPQPGACAPLAGEEASVYGALVLGVRDYVRKNGFKGVVLGLSGGVDSALTLAIAVDALGAGQVEAVMMPYRYTAQISLEDAEAEARTLGVAYSVLPIAPMVEAFMDTLAPAFAGLGRDTTEENLQARCRGTLLMAISNKKGYLVLTTGNKSEVAVGYCTLYGDMAGGFDVLKDVPKTLVFRLCQYRNSLAGEVIPQRVIDRPPSAELAPDQKDEDSLAPYPVLDEILRLYVEEDLSADAIVARGFAADTVRKILRLVDLNEYKRRQAAVGPRITQRGFGRDRRYPITSGWRLGE; from the coding sequence ATGAGTCAAGTCCTGCGGGTCGCGATGGCCCAACTCAACCTGCGTGTCGGCGACATCCATGGCAATGTCGAGCGCATCATCGAGGCCGCCGCCCAGGCCCGCGAGCGCTGGCAGGCCGATGCGATCCTGTTCCCCGAACTGTCGCTGTGCGGCTACCCGCCGGAGGACCTGCTGCTCAGGGACAGCATGCAGCTGCGCATCGAGGCCGCCCTGGAGCGACTGTGCCGCGAGGTGCGCGGCATCCGCCTGGTGCTGGGCTTTCCGTGGGTCGAGGGCGGGCGGCGCTACAACGCCTGCGGGCTGATCGAGGACGGCGCGCTGCGGGTGCGCTACTTCAAGCGCAAGCTGCCCAACTACCAGGTGTTCGACGAGAAGCGCTACTTCGACGCCGGCGACTCGCCCTGCGTGGTGGATATCGCCGGGGTGCCGGTGGCGCTGAGCATCTGCGAGGACATCTGGCACCCCGAGCCGATGGCCGCGGCGCGCGCGGCCGGTGCGCGGCTGATGCTCAACCTCAACGCCTCGCCGTTCCACCTCGGCAAGCAGGCCGAGCGCGAGGCGACCCTGGCGGCGCGCGCCGCCGAGGGCGGCATGCCGGTGGTCTACGTCAACCAGGTCGGCGGTCAGGACGAACTGGTGTTCGACGGCGGCTCCTGCGTGGTGGCCGCCAACGGCCATGTGCTGCAGCGCGCCCCGGCCTTCGAGGAAGGCCTGTTCCTCGCCGAGCTGCAGGTCGACGCCGAGCGGGTGCAGCCGCAGCCCGGCGCCTGCGCGCCGCTGGCCGGCGAGGAGGCCAGCGTGTACGGCGCGCTGGTGCTCGGGGTGCGCGACTATGTGCGCAAGAACGGCTTCAAGGGCGTGGTGCTCGGCCTCTCCGGCGGCGTCGATTCGGCGCTGACCCTGGCCATCGCCGTGGACGCCCTCGGCGCCGGGCAGGTGGAGGCGGTGATGATGCCCTACCGCTACACCGCGCAGATCAGCCTGGAAGACGCCGAGGCCGAGGCGCGCACCCTGGGCGTCGCCTACAGCGTGCTGCCGATCGCGCCGATGGTCGAGGCCTTCATGGACACCCTGGCCCCGGCCTTCGCCGGCCTGGGCCGCGACACCACCGAGGAGAACCTGCAGGCCCGCTGCCGCGGCACCCTGCTGATGGCGATCTCCAACAAGAAGGGCTACCTGGTGCTGACCACCGGCAACAAGAGCGAGGTGGCGGTCGGCTACTGCACCCTGTACGGCGACATGGCCGGCGGCTTCGACGTGCTCAAGGACGTGCCCAAGACCCTGGTGTTCCGCCTCTGCCAGTACCGCAACAGCCTGGCCGGCGAGGTGATTCCGCAGCGGGTCATCGACCGTCCGCCGTCGGCCGAACTGGCCCCTGATCAGAAGGACGAAGATTCGCTGGCGCCCTATCCGGTGCTCGACGAGATCCTGCGCCTGTACGTCGAGGAGGACCTCTCGGCCGACGCCATCGTCGCCCGCGGCTTCGCCGCCGATACCGTGCGCAAGATCCTGCGCCTGGTCGATCTCAACGAGTACAAGCGCCGCCAGGCCGCGGTCGGCCCGCGCATCACCCAGCGCGGCTTCGGCCGCGACCGCCGCTACCCGATCACCTCGGGCTGGCGCCTGGGCGAGTGA
- a CDS encoding PP0621 family protein, protein MARLLILIALGAVVWWLWRRFLRPRRPSAAPPPPTPEAMVRCAHCGIHIPRKEALAQGTHWYCCREHLPQDADSEPRD, encoded by the coding sequence ATGGCTCGCCTGTTGATCCTGATCGCCCTGGGTGCCGTCGTCTGGTGGCTCTGGCGGCGCTTCTTGCGCCCGCGCCGCCCGTCCGCCGCCCCGCCGCCGCCGACTCCCGAAGCGATGGTGCGCTGCGCGCACTGCGGCATCCACATCCCGCGCAAGGAAGCGCTGGCTCAAGGCACGCACTGGTATTGCTGCCGCGAGCATCTGCCGCAGGACGCCGACTCTGAACCGCGCGACTGA
- the hrpB gene encoding ATP-dependent helicase HrpB, protein MSLSTALPIDAALPALRAALAERHEAVLEAPPGAGKTTRVPLALLDEPWLAGQRIVMLEPRRLAARAAAERLASELGERVGETVGYRIRLDSRVGPNTRIEVVTEGILARRLQDDPGLEGVGLVIFDEYHERSLDADLALALTLSGRELLREGPPLKVLPMSATLDGERLAALLGDAPLVRSEGRMYPVDIHWGRAAQPGEALEPRVVQTVLQALAEQGGSLLVFLPGQAEIRRVQAALEETLANRADILLCPLHGELELAAQRAAIEPAPAGQRKVVLATNIAETSLTIDGVRVVIDAGLERVPRFDPASGMTRLDTQRISRASATQRAGRAGRLEPGVCYRLWSQTQHEQLAAHSSAEILQADLTGLALQLARWGVDDAGELVWLDAPPAAVLAQARELLQRLGALEPRGKGWALTAHGQAMATLPAYPRLAHLLLRGQSLGLGALAADLAALLSERDILRGAGADLHSRLALLSGEARGPRGAQGGVQRARQLARQFRNLLPKGVEQPVADPEHPRWLGCLLAFAYPDRIARQRRAGGADYRLANGRAAQFGEPDALMKHEWLVVADLGSRQGQREERIYLAADLDPALFDGPLAEQVRDVELLDWDEREGVLRAERQRRVGELVLSSEALAGLDEAARGRALAALVRRKGLELLPWTPELRQWQARIALLRRLDLAEKGASEWPDVGDAALLASLEDWLLPYLGRVSRLSHFAALDLPAILQGLLPWPLPQRLDELAPKTLEVPSGSRIRLDYGEEPPVLAVRLQELFGLAATPRIAGGRLGVKLHLLSPAQRPVQVTQDLASFWANTYAEVKKDLKGRYPKHYWPDDPLIAEPTARAKPRKPS, encoded by the coding sequence ATGAGCCTGTCCACCGCCCTGCCCATCGATGCCGCCCTGCCTGCGCTGCGCGCCGCCCTGGCCGAGCGCCACGAGGCGGTGCTGGAGGCGCCGCCCGGCGCCGGCAAGACCACCCGCGTGCCGCTGGCGCTGCTCGACGAGCCGTGGCTGGCCGGGCAGCGCATCGTCATGCTCGAACCGCGCCGGCTGGCCGCGCGCGCCGCCGCCGAGCGTCTGGCCAGCGAGCTGGGCGAGCGGGTCGGCGAGACTGTCGGCTATCGCATCCGCCTGGACAGCCGGGTGGGGCCGAACACGCGCATCGAGGTTGTCACCGAGGGCATCCTCGCCCGTCGCCTGCAGGACGACCCGGGCCTGGAGGGTGTCGGCCTGGTGATCTTCGACGAGTATCACGAGCGCAGCCTGGACGCCGACCTGGCCCTGGCGCTGACCCTCAGCGGCCGCGAGCTGCTGCGCGAGGGGCCGCCGCTCAAGGTGCTGCCGATGTCGGCGACCCTCGACGGCGAGCGTCTGGCCGCACTGCTCGGCGATGCCCCGCTGGTGCGCAGCGAAGGGCGCATGTACCCGGTGGACATCCACTGGGGCCGCGCCGCCCAGCCCGGCGAGGCGCTGGAGCCGCGGGTGGTGCAGACCGTGCTGCAGGCGCTGGCCGAACAGGGCGGCAGCCTGCTGGTGTTCCTCCCCGGTCAGGCGGAGATCCGCCGCGTGCAGGCGGCGCTGGAGGAGACGTTGGCCAATCGCGCCGACATCCTGCTCTGCCCGCTGCACGGCGAGCTGGAGCTGGCCGCCCAGCGCGCTGCCATCGAACCGGCGCCGGCCGGGCAGCGCAAGGTGGTGCTGGCCACCAACATCGCCGAGACCAGCCTGACCATCGACGGCGTGCGCGTGGTGATCGACGCCGGCCTGGAGCGGGTGCCGCGCTTCGACCCGGCCAGCGGCATGACCCGCCTGGACACCCAGCGCATCTCCCGTGCCTCGGCCACCCAGCGCGCCGGGCGCGCCGGCCGCCTGGAGCCGGGGGTGTGCTACCGCCTGTGGTCGCAGACCCAGCACGAGCAACTGGCCGCCCACAGCAGCGCCGAGATACTCCAGGCCGATCTGACCGGCCTGGCCCTGCAGCTGGCGCGCTGGGGTGTTGACGACGCCGGCGAGCTGGTCTGGCTCGACGCGCCGCCGGCCGCCGTGCTGGCCCAGGCCCGCGAGCTGCTGCAGCGCCTCGGCGCGCTGGAGCCGCGCGGCAAGGGCTGGGCGCTGACCGCCCACGGCCAGGCGATGGCCACGCTGCCGGCCTATCCGCGCCTGGCGCACCTGCTGCTGCGCGGGCAGAGCCTCGGCCTCGGCGCGCTGGCCGCCGATCTCGCCGCGCTGCTCTCCGAGCGCGACATCCTGCGCGGCGCCGGCGCCGACCTGCACAGTCGTCTGGCCCTGCTGTCCGGCGAGGCGCGCGGCCCGCGCGGCGCCCAGGGCGGCGTGCAGCGCGCCCGCCAGCTGGCCCGCCAGTTCCGCAATCTGTTGCCGAAAGGGGTCGAGCAGCCGGTCGCCGATCCCGAGCATCCGCGCTGGCTGGGCTGCCTGCTGGCCTTCGCCTATCCCGACCGCATCGCCCGCCAGCGCCGTGCAGGCGGTGCCGACTACCGCCTGGCCAACGGTCGCGCCGCGCAGTTCGGCGAACCCGATGCGCTGATGAAGCACGAGTGGCTGGTGGTCGCCGACCTCGGCAGCCGCCAGGGCCAGCGCGAGGAGCGCATCTACCTGGCCGCCGACCTCGACCCGGCGCTGTTCGACGGCCCGCTGGCCGAGCAGGTGCGCGATGTGGAGCTGCTCGACTGGGACGAGCGCGAGGGCGTGCTGCGCGCCGAGCGCCAGCGCCGGGTCGGCGAGCTGGTGCTGTCCAGCGAGGCGCTGGCCGGGCTGGACGAGGCGGCGCGCGGCCGCGCGCTGGCCGCGCTGGTGCGGCGCAAGGGCCTGGAACTGCTGCCGTGGACGCCCGAGCTGCGCCAGTGGCAGGCGCGCATCGCCCTGCTGCGTCGTCTCGACCTGGCGGAAAAGGGCGCCAGCGAATGGCCGGACGTCGGCGACGCGGCGCTGCTCGCCAGCCTGGAAGACTGGCTGCTGCCGTATCTGGGCCGGGTCAGCCGGCTCAGCCACTTCGCCGCGCTGGACCTTCCCGCGATCCTCCAGGGCCTGCTGCCCTGGCCGCTGCCGCAGCGCCTCGACGAGCTGGCGCCGAAGACCCTGGAAGTGCCGTCCGGATCGAGGATCCGTCTCGACTACGGCGAGGAGCCGCCGGTGCTGGCGGTGCGCCTGCAGGAGCTGTTCGGCCTGGCCGCCACGCCGCGCATCGCCGGCGGGCGCCTGGGCGTCAAGCTGC
- a CDS encoding polyribonucleotide nucleotidyltransferase, with amino-acid sequence MRSPSRILAALLASSLLAQLAGCGTLFYPERRGQLNGQIDPAVAALNAVGILFYVVPGLIAFAIDFATGAIYLPEGRYSVAPERLRDAIGADGRIDRAQLHAILQEQLARDLPLDDPRLIQQAGGIEQLAAYGLRPAA; translated from the coding sequence ATGCGTAGTCCCTCGCGAATCCTCGCCGCCCTGCTGGCCAGCAGCCTGCTCGCCCAGCTGGCCGGCTGCGGCACCCTGTTCTACCCGGAGCGCCGCGGCCAGCTCAACGGCCAGATCGACCCGGCGGTCGCCGCCCTCAACGCCGTCGGCATCCTGTTCTATGTGGTGCCGGGGCTGATCGCCTTCGCCATCGACTTCGCCACCGGCGCCATCTATCTGCCCGAAGGCCGCTACTCGGTGGCCCCCGAGCGCCTGCGCGACGCCATCGGCGCCGACGGGCGCATCGACCGCGCGCAGCTACATGCCATCCTGCAGGAACAGCTGGCCCGCGATCTGCCACTGGACGATCCGCGGCTGATCCAGCAGGCCGGCGGCATCGAGCAACTGGCCGCCTACGGCCTGCGTCCGGCCGCCTGA